In Dyadobacter sp. NIV53, a single window of DNA contains:
- a CDS encoding adenylate/guanylate cyclase domain-containing response regulator, with the protein MKAKILVVDDEADLQLLIKQKFRRQIREQEYEFIFAENGVKALEMLDVHMDVDMVLSDINMPEMDGLTLLIRLGEVSPILKSVIVSAYGDMDNIRTAMNRGAFDFLTKPIDFKDLEVTMEKTLKYVEQLKETLKAVRENDILRMYVDASVLKFMTQDAFGKSLMSSENIEATVVFMDMCGFTSISEREPADNVVKLINKYFDVMVKEIIAQGGLVDKFMGDAVMAVFRGEYHLDRAVESSLAVRNHINSFKEELSDQSGYYPKVAIGINSGEMVSGNIGSAALKRLDYTVIGDAVNVAQRLQSIAKPGQVVVQESAYHKIKEAFQCNLIGEVNLKNKANVVNIYEVLE; encoded by the coding sequence ATGAAAGCCAAAATACTGGTAGTGGACGATGAAGCAGACTTACAGTTGCTGATCAAACAAAAATTCAGGAGACAAATCCGCGAACAGGAATATGAGTTCATTTTTGCCGAAAATGGTGTAAAAGCATTGGAAATGCTGGATGTGCATATGGACGTTGACATGGTCCTAAGTGACATCAATATGCCAGAAATGGACGGACTTACACTGCTTATCCGTCTTGGAGAAGTAAGCCCGATCTTAAAGTCCGTTATTGTTTCTGCATATGGTGATATGGATAATATCCGTACTGCCATGAACCGGGGAGCTTTTGATTTCCTTACAAAACCCATAGATTTCAAGGATTTGGAAGTGACCATGGAAAAGACTTTGAAATATGTGGAGCAGTTGAAGGAAACACTGAAAGCGGTTAGGGAAAATGATATTTTGCGCATGTATGTGGATGCGTCCGTGTTGAAATTTATGACGCAGGATGCATTTGGTAAATCTTTAATGTCAAGCGAAAATATTGAGGCTACGGTTGTTTTTATGGATATGTGCGGTTTTACTTCAATCTCTGAAAGGGAACCTGCGGATAACGTTGTAAAGCTGATCAATAAATACTTTGATGTAATGGTTAAAGAAATCATTGCCCAGGGCGGACTAGTGGATAAATTTATGGGGGATGCTGTAATGGCTGTTTTTAGGGGCGAATATCACCTGGATCGTGCAGTGGAATCATCTCTTGCAGTCCGGAATCACATCAACAGTTTTAAGGAAGAATTGTCGGATCAGTCGGGTTATTATCCCAAGGTGGCAATTGGTATTAACTCCGGTGAAATGGTTTCTGGAAATATTGGATCGGCGGCACTAAAAAGACTTGATTATACAGTCATTGGTGATGCCGTAAATGTTGCTCAGCGCCTGCAATCCATTGCAAAACCCGGCCAGGTAGTTGTGCAGGAATCTGCTTATCACAAAATCAAAGAAGCATTTCAATGTAATCTGATAGGGGAGGTTAACCTGAAAAATAAAGCCAATGTTGTCAACATTTACGAAGTACTGGAATAA
- a CDS encoding glycoside hydrolase family 97 protein, translated as MAIQNMKPVVTCITLLCLNLMVLPIRAQDVFSPDRQLKLSIQLGTKIQYSIFYKNELILSPSTIDMMLADGKKLSDKLAKPKVTTRSVNEIIMSPVPEKRRQIPDMFNEITFRFSNSFGVIFRVYNDGVAYRITTSFKDSIFVQNEVAEFNFPDNPKVYFPEVAKRGNQDKYHTSFEEPYQIKPLDSLTVNNLCFTPLLIAPENTPKIVVTESDLEEYPGMFLTGTGRNGLVGEFAAYPKKEEVLVGEFSQVFVSERENYIAKTNGTRAFPWRVLMIAPHDKDMPANDLVYRLAPPSRVSDVSWIEPRQSTEEWIITSNIFNVPFKSGINTETYKYYIDFAKRFGIEQVLLDAGWSDNNDLLKITATLNMEELVAYAKSKQVKLGMWTLAMTLDKQLEPALDQFNKWGVDFIMTDFMDRDDQKMVNFYHRVAQACARHKIMIMFHGAFKPAGFNRTYPHALTREAVLGSEYNMWSDKATPEHNLLLPFIRMTSGPMDYEPGLLNNGTQKTFRPIQEGVMSFGTRMQQMAMFVVYDSPIQLFSGNPSQGWQEPEFMELLGSIPTVWDTTVVLDAKLGDYIITARKKDNNWFIGAMNDMTSRELIISLNFLENKTYDATICEDGVNADRYASDYKLSAGNLSNRDSITIKMAPGGGFVMRLVAK; from the coding sequence ATGGCTATCCAAAATATGAAACCAGTAGTTACTTGCATTACCTTACTTTGCCTTAACTTGATGGTGTTGCCAATACGGGCTCAAGACGTCTTTTCTCCGGACAGGCAACTCAAACTTTCTATACAACTAGGTACCAAAATCCAATACTCAATTTTTTACAAAAACGAGTTGATTCTGTCACCTTCTACTATTGACATGATGCTGGCAGATGGTAAAAAACTTTCTGACAAACTAGCAAAACCAAAGGTTACAACGCGCTCGGTAAATGAGATCATAATGTCACCTGTTCCGGAAAAAAGGAGGCAAATTCCTGATATGTTTAACGAAATCACATTTAGGTTTTCTAACTCATTCGGAGTGATTTTCAGGGTCTATAATGATGGTGTTGCCTATCGCATAACTACCTCATTTAAAGATTCTATTTTTGTCCAAAACGAAGTTGCAGAATTCAATTTCCCAGATAATCCAAAGGTTTATTTTCCGGAAGTAGCAAAAAGAGGAAATCAGGATAAGTATCATACGAGCTTTGAAGAACCTTACCAAATCAAACCGCTCGACAGCCTTACCGTCAACAATCTATGCTTTACCCCACTTTTAATTGCGCCTGAAAATACACCCAAAATAGTGGTTACTGAATCGGATTTGGAAGAATATCCGGGTATGTTTCTGACAGGAACGGGCAGGAATGGTTTGGTAGGAGAATTTGCGGCTTACCCGAAAAAGGAAGAAGTTCTGGTCGGCGAATTCTCGCAGGTTTTTGTCTCAGAAAGAGAAAATTATATCGCCAAAACCAATGGTACAAGAGCTTTTCCATGGCGGGTTTTGATGATCGCTCCTCATGACAAAGATATGCCTGCGAATGACCTTGTTTATCGTTTGGCTCCGCCTTCACGCGTTTCTGATGTTTCCTGGATTGAACCCAGACAATCGACTGAAGAATGGATCATCACCTCAAATATCTTTAACGTTCCTTTTAAAAGTGGCATCAACACAGAGACTTACAAATATTACATCGACTTCGCGAAACGGTTTGGAATAGAACAGGTTCTGCTTGATGCTGGTTGGAGCGACAATAATGATCTGCTTAAAATCACAGCCACTTTGAACATGGAAGAACTTGTTGCTTATGCTAAAAGCAAACAAGTCAAACTGGGCATGTGGACGCTGGCCATGACGCTGGACAAACAACTGGAACCAGCTTTGGATCAGTTCAATAAATGGGGAGTTGACTTTATTATGACCGATTTTATGGACCGTGATGACCAAAAGATGGTTAACTTTTATCATCGGGTTGCTCAGGCTTGTGCCCGTCACAAGATCATGATCATGTTTCATGGTGCGTTCAAACCCGCAGGTTTTAACCGCACCTATCCGCATGCGCTTACACGTGAAGCGGTGTTAGGATCAGAATATAATATGTGGAGCGACAAGGCTACTCCGGAACATAATTTGTTACTGCCCTTCATCCGAATGACTTCTGGTCCAATGGATTATGAACCGGGTTTGCTTAATAACGGAACGCAAAAAACTTTCAGGCCGATCCAGGAAGGCGTGATGTCGTTTGGAACAAGAATGCAGCAAATGGCGATGTTTGTGGTTTACGACAGTCCGATTCAATTGTTTTCCGGAAATCCTTCACAAGGCTGGCAGGAGCCGGAATTCATGGAATTATTAGGAAGCATTCCGACTGTATGGGACACCACGGTTGTGCTGGATGCCAAATTAGGGGATTACATTATTACAGCCAGAAAAAAAGATAATAATTGGTTCATTGGAGCTATGAACGATATGACATCGAGAGAGTTGATTATTTCCTTAAACTTTCTGGAAAACAAAACTTATGACGCGACAATCTGCGAAGATGGCGTAAATGCGGATAGATACGCGTCTGATTACAAGCTGTCAGCAGGAAATTTAAGTAATAGAGATTCGATTACCATAAAAATGGCACCTGGTGGCGGTTTTGTGATGCGGCTGGTGGCCAAATAG
- a CDS encoding response regulator — MKILVVDDEEDVKSLFEQKFRKEIRSGLFEFSFAFSGEEALHFMEENASKVVMILSDINMPGMSGIELLKSIRKEFPHAPPQVMMITAYGDSHNHDQAIKLGADDFLTKPVNFSELKEKLLLIQ; from the coding sequence ATGAAAATACTTGTTGTGGATGACGAAGAGGATGTCAAATCACTTTTTGAGCAGAAATTCAGAAAAGAAATCCGAAGCGGATTGTTTGAATTTTCCTTCGCTTTTTCAGGCGAAGAAGCGTTACATTTCATGGAGGAAAATGCTTCGAAAGTGGTAATGATTTTATCAGATATCAATATGCCTGGAATGAGCGGTATCGAGCTGTTAAAATCCATCCGGAAGGAATTTCCTCACGCGCCGCCACAGGTTATGATGATCACAGCTTATGGCGACAGCCACAATCACGACCAGGCAATAAAGCTTGGTGCTGATGATTTCCTGACCAAACCGGTAAACTTTTCCGAATTGAAGGAAAAACTGTTATTAATTCAATAA
- a CDS encoding ATP-binding protein: MKITTKKFADKLYIRVSDNGTGMPDQVKAKIFQPFFTTKPTGQGTGLGLSMSYDIITNGHGGSLDVDTIPGERTEFKITIPIS; this comes from the coding sequence GTGAAAATAACCACAAAGAAATTTGCGGATAAGCTATATATCAGAGTTTCAGACAATGGAACAGGTATGCCGGACCAGGTAAAGGCTAAAATATTTCAGCCGTTTTTTACAACAAAACCTACGGGTCAGGGAACGGGTCTGGGTTTATCTATGAGTTATGATATTATTACAAACGGCCATGGAGGTTCCCTGGACGTAGATACAATTCCAGGTGAAAGAACTGAGTTCAAAATTACTATACCTATTTCCTAA
- a CDS encoding TolC family protein, translated as MSFKVVQTGLIILLLAWSAVCSAQTKYTLQQALQTAKSNNPILKREQYNVTISQADITTAQLRPNPVINNQSLQLIQPSKFPEKSNWYNGSNRQVWWQVTKPFQLPVQRANKINFAEQNVKLTQKQYAETERNLFHAVAQKWLDVWSAGKQLDIIGNAKSNIDSLANINRLRLKNQVITTTDLARTELLANQYTMQIKSARQVYQNELTNLRFLLGAADSVEIDTTDHFMFAIPSQMDAIVQEALLQRTDIQAIKSVMDVADANIKLQKSTALPTPELGLLYNPQNKTQYMGVYATLEIPVFSRNQGEIRKSQVVKLQAEQDLRTTGFQIQAEILTAYRTYQTQKQNVRNFNQLLSQSQSILNSVKYSYLRGGTTIIDFLEAQRSWLDTQHQYYDILQQYRQSYIDLLYTSGLINQFAQ; from the coding sequence ATGTCGTTCAAAGTAGTACAAACAGGACTGATTATATTGCTTTTGGCATGGTCCGCAGTATGCAGTGCCCAAACCAAATACACACTTCAGCAAGCATTGCAAACTGCTAAATCCAACAACCCCATTTTAAAAAGGGAGCAATATAATGTGACAATATCTCAAGCGGATATTACCACGGCGCAGCTTCGTCCTAATCCGGTGATCAACAACCAGTCGCTGCAACTGATCCAGCCTTCTAAATTTCCCGAAAAATCTAACTGGTACAATGGTTCAAATCGTCAGGTTTGGTGGCAGGTTACCAAGCCTTTTCAGTTACCTGTACAAAGGGCGAACAAAATAAATTTTGCAGAACAAAATGTAAAACTGACACAAAAGCAATATGCCGAAACAGAGCGTAATCTGTTTCATGCGGTAGCGCAGAAATGGCTGGATGTCTGGTCTGCTGGAAAACAACTGGATATAATTGGTAATGCAAAAAGTAATATTGATTCCCTGGCTAATATCAACAGGCTACGTTTGAAAAATCAGGTGATTACAACAACAGATCTGGCAAGAACTGAACTTTTGGCTAATCAGTACACGATGCAGATCAAATCTGCTAGACAGGTTTATCAAAACGAGCTGACCAACCTGCGCTTTTTATTGGGTGCAGCAGATTCGGTCGAAATTGATACAACGGATCATTTCATGTTTGCCATTCCATCGCAGATGGATGCAATAGTACAGGAGGCTTTACTGCAACGAACAGATATTCAGGCAATAAAATCTGTGATGGACGTTGCTGATGCCAACATCAAATTGCAAAAATCAACTGCTTTGCCAACTCCAGAGCTGGGTTTGCTTTATAACCCTCAGAATAAAACCCAGTATATGGGAGTTTACGCGACTTTGGAAATTCCTGTTTTTTCAAGAAACCAGGGCGAAATCAGAAAATCGCAGGTGGTGAAACTACAGGCAGAACAGGATTTGCGTACTACCGGATTTCAGATTCAGGCCGAAATACTGACCGCTTACAGGACATACCAGACCCAAAAGCAGAATGTCCGGAACTTCAACCAGTTGTTATCACAATCACAGTCCATTCTGAATAGTGTTAAATACTCCTATCTGCGTGGTGGTACCACTATTATTGACTTCCTGGAAGCCCAGAGAAGCTGGCTGGATACGCAGCATCAGTATTATGATATCCTTCAGCAATATCGCCAAAGCTATATTGACTTACTTTATACATCTGGCTTAATCAATCAATTCGCACAATAA
- a CDS encoding efflux RND transporter permease subunit produces MIKNLLFFSLRNRWVVISISVVLMGVGYWCFTQLKIEAYPDIADTNVIVVSQYPGRAAEEVEQQVTVPIERALQNTPNVLDRRSRTIFGLSVVQLTFKDGTDDYFARQQVIERIASAELPDGVAPELAPLSTAVGEILRYVVEAPSSFTPTQLRDLQDWVIKPALLQVPGIADVTTFGGPLKQFHIITSPEKLVKYGLSLQNVMDAIKVNNQNTGGNIISRGGQGFAIRGLGAIKNEQDIQNIVLKSENGVPVFVRDVATIEITPPPPSGVMGYTITKEKVDVSSGVEGIILLRRYENPSEVLKVLKQRMADLQATELPEGVQLRPLYDRSFLIDHSLETVAHTLFEGISIVIILLIFFLGSIRSAFVVALTIPFSLLFAFILMRLTGIPANLLSLGAIDFGIIVDGACVMAEHLIRKYRTATVEEKQQGIVKITLLAAQEVGREIFFSVTIIILAYMPILLMTRVEGKLFSPMALTLAFAVIGSMLAALTFIPVLISFAYKKALADPEKPIKEHKNFILDFMTRSYAKILSVILSNYKKTVLSGFAVVIILVLFGLKLGTEFLPTLDEGSIFLRGNFPSGITIQENAKYAPKIRKIIAKYPQIAFVITQTGRNDDGTDPFPANRNEILVGLKDYDLWSKTITKKELVEKIRKDLQAQLPAVSFSSGQPIIDQVMEIVTGSAADLAVSIVGDDLNMMRKKAEAIAKIVKATPGADNVNIEQEGPQEQLAININREAAARFGINVADIQNMIEAAIGGKTISTLYDGTKRYDIVVRFLPKFRNSIDAIRNVQVPSLSGALIPMSQLADIHFIEGQTNIYRYGSKRMVTVRTNIRGRDQGGFVAELQKKLNAQIRVPKGYSIIYGGQYENLERAGKQLLFTIPLTIVMVFLFLFMLFKNLPHTMVTMSCILFALGGGIIALLMRGYYFNVSAGVGFVSIFGISVMAGVLLVSALNRATESQENNIRENVLEASTEQLRALLSILIVAIIGLVPAAISSGIGSDVQRPLATVIIGGLTSTLIFAPILLPPLYLWAEKRKKPKKTDVPELEMS; encoded by the coding sequence ATGATTAAGAACCTGCTTTTTTTTAGTTTACGCAACCGTTGGGTTGTCATATCCATAAGCGTTGTGCTGATGGGAGTTGGATACTGGTGTTTTACCCAACTCAAAATTGAAGCTTATCCTGACATTGCCGATACCAATGTAATCGTAGTATCCCAATATCCGGGGAGAGCTGCCGAAGAAGTAGAGCAGCAAGTAACAGTACCGATAGAACGTGCTCTGCAAAATACGCCTAATGTACTCGACAGAAGGAGCCGTACGATTTTTGGACTGTCTGTTGTTCAGCTCACTTTCAAAGACGGAACGGACGATTATTTTGCTCGTCAGCAGGTGATAGAACGAATTGCATCTGCGGAATTGCCTGATGGCGTTGCTCCGGAACTGGCACCTTTGTCAACTGCTGTCGGGGAAATTCTGCGTTATGTAGTAGAGGCTCCATCCAGTTTTACACCTACCCAATTGCGCGATTTGCAGGATTGGGTGATCAAACCTGCTCTCCTGCAGGTTCCGGGCATTGCAGATGTTACCACATTCGGCGGTCCGCTCAAACAATTTCATATCATTACTTCTCCCGAAAAACTGGTAAAATATGGCCTGTCATTGCAGAATGTGATGGACGCGATAAAGGTTAACAATCAAAATACCGGCGGTAATATCATTTCCAGAGGCGGGCAGGGATTTGCTATCCGTGGTTTGGGAGCCATTAAGAATGAACAGGATATCCAGAATATCGTCTTAAAATCTGAAAATGGTGTACCTGTATTTGTTCGTGATGTTGCCACAATTGAAATTACACCGCCACCTCCAAGTGGTGTAATGGGATATACCATTACAAAGGAAAAAGTGGATGTGAGCAGTGGTGTTGAAGGTATCATTTTGCTTCGCCGTTACGAAAATCCAAGTGAGGTTTTAAAGGTTTTGAAACAAAGAATGGCCGATCTTCAGGCAACCGAATTACCGGAAGGAGTTCAGCTTCGTCCGTTATATGACCGGAGTTTCCTGATTGATCATTCACTTGAAACCGTTGCTCATACCTTATTTGAAGGAATTTCTATTGTGATTATCCTGCTGATCTTCTTTCTGGGTAGTATCCGAAGTGCATTTGTAGTGGCTTTAACTATTCCATTTTCATTATTATTTGCATTTATCCTGATGCGTTTGACGGGCATACCTGCCAATTTACTTTCCCTGGGAGCCATAGATTTCGGTATCATTGTCGATGGGGCCTGTGTGATGGCTGAGCATTTGATACGCAAATACAGAACAGCAACAGTTGAGGAAAAACAGCAGGGAATTGTAAAAATTACGTTGCTCGCTGCACAGGAAGTTGGCCGGGAAATTTTCTTTTCCGTTACTATTATAATTCTGGCTTACATGCCTATTCTTTTAATGACTCGTGTAGAAGGAAAATTATTTTCTCCGATGGCGTTGACCCTGGCTTTTGCCGTTATCGGCTCCATGCTGGCAGCACTAACGTTTATTCCCGTATTGATTTCGTTTGCCTACAAAAAAGCGCTGGCAGACCCGGAAAAACCAATTAAAGAACATAAGAATTTTATTCTGGATTTTATGACAAGGAGTTATGCCAAAATACTGTCGGTAATCCTAAGCAATTATAAAAAGACAGTTTTGTCTGGATTTGCAGTAGTGATCATTTTGGTATTGTTCGGGTTAAAACTGGGAACTGAATTTCTGCCAACTTTGGATGAGGGTTCTATATTCCTGCGGGGTAATTTCCCCTCCGGAATTACGATTCAGGAAAATGCGAAGTATGCACCAAAAATCAGGAAAATAATTGCCAAATATCCTCAGATCGCATTTGTTATTACACAAACCGGCAGAAATGATGACGGTACAGATCCATTTCCAGCCAATAGAAATGAGATCCTCGTGGGACTCAAAGATTATGACCTGTGGAGCAAAACAATCACAAAAAAGGAACTGGTTGAAAAAATCAGGAAAGATTTACAGGCACAGTTACCGGCAGTTTCCTTCTCATCCGGACAACCCATTATTGACCAGGTAATGGAAATAGTAACAGGTAGTGCAGCAGATCTGGCGGTTTCCATAGTAGGTGATGACCTGAACATGATGCGTAAAAAAGCAGAAGCAATAGCTAAAATCGTGAAAGCCACGCCCGGTGCGGACAATGTAAATATTGAACAGGAAGGCCCCCAGGAGCAGCTCGCAATCAATATCAACAGAGAAGCTGCGGCACGTTTTGGTATCAATGTAGCTGATATCCAGAATATGATCGAAGCTGCCATTGGTGGAAAAACAATTTCAACTTTATATGATGGCACCAAACGATATGACATCGTCGTACGGTTTTTACCAAAATTCAGGAATTCCATTGATGCAATCAGGAATGTTCAGGTTCCATCACTTTCAGGCGCACTGATCCCAATGAGCCAGTTGGCCGATATTCATTTTATTGAAGGGCAAACCAACATTTATCGTTACGGAAGTAAAAGAATGGTAACCGTTCGAACCAATATCAGAGGCCGTGACCAGGGTGGATTTGTTGCCGAGCTGCAAAAGAAACTGAATGCTCAGATCAGGGTTCCGAAAGGTTACAGCATCATTTATGGCGGTCAATATGAAAATCTCGAACGTGCGGGAAAACAATTATTATTCACCATTCCGCTTACTATCGTCATGGTATTTTTGTTCCTGTTTATGTTATTCAAAAATTTGCCGCATACAATGGTGACTATGAGCTGTATACTGTTTGCATTAGGCGGTGGAATTATAGCCCTGCTGATGCGTGGTTATTATTTCAATGTTTCAGCAGGTGTAGGTTTCGTAAGTATTTTTGGAATTTCAGTAATGGCAGGTGTACTGCTTGTTTCTGCTTTAAACCGGGCAACAGAATCACAGGAAAATAATATCAGGGAAAACGTATTGGAAGCATCGACAGAACAGCTCCGGGCCTTGCTTTCGATACTGATCGTCGCCATCATAGGTTTAGTTCCGGCTGCTATCTCTTCGGGTATAGGTTCCGATGTTCAGCGTCCGTTAGCAACCGTAATCATTGGCGGATTGACCAGTACATTAATATTCGCCCCTATCCTGCTTCCTCCCCTTTACCTATGGGCGGAAAAAAGAAAAAAACCTAAAAAAACAGATGTTCCTGAATTGGAAATGTCATAA
- a CDS encoding efflux RND transporter periplasmic adaptor subunit: MKKLTIYGWLIAGLLSACTSKETKQVRVDDTSPVVNEAGTKISFPKAESADFFDTENTKSSSLMADITAPAKVAATVVRSDEGASGNIVLFDNPELSGNYTQLLQHLTMINQLQNVNIKQRKTELSRMKDLQEHGAATGKDLLESETALSMEQTNLINERSAIIEHETKLKAGGFEPLQLRRAPAGTAYIICDIPENEISRVKEGSKCTLQFTAFPNEDFTGKIDDVADMVDQTTRMIKLRVSINNSTGKLKAGMFGSLAFGLSEGKNMSIDKDALITIQGKNYVFVKTSPTAFERREVNIGDQIGDRIIAYSGLKNGDHVAVKGVMQLKGLSFGY; this comes from the coding sequence ATGAAAAAGTTAACAATATACGGCTGGCTTATTGCTGGCTTGTTATCGGCCTGTACAAGTAAAGAAACCAAACAGGTTCGGGTCGACGATACAAGTCCGGTTGTCAACGAAGCGGGGACTAAAATTTCTTTTCCCAAAGCGGAAAGTGCCGATTTTTTTGACACTGAAAATACAAAAAGTTCTTCTCTGATGGCCGATATCACTGCACCGGCCAAGGTAGCTGCAACTGTCGTTAGGTCGGACGAGGGTGCTTCGGGAAATATCGTTCTTTTTGACAATCCCGAACTGTCAGGAAATTATACCCAGCTTTTGCAGCATCTGACAATGATAAACCAATTGCAGAATGTGAATATCAAGCAAAGGAAAACTGAACTTTCAAGAATGAAGGATCTGCAGGAACACGGCGCTGCAACAGGTAAAGATCTGCTTGAATCCGAAACTGCATTATCCATGGAACAGACCAACCTGATCAACGAACGTTCTGCCATAATTGAGCACGAAACCAAACTGAAAGCAGGCGGGTTCGAACCTTTACAATTACGCCGCGCTCCTGCCGGAACCGCATATATAATTTGTGATATTCCTGAAAATGAAATCAGCAGGGTAAAAGAAGGAAGCAAATGCACCTTACAATTCACTGCGTTCCCGAATGAGGATTTTACCGGAAAAATAGATGACGTTGCCGACATGGTTGACCAAACTACACGTATGATCAAACTTCGCGTAAGTATCAACAATTCAACCGGTAAGCTAAAAGCCGGGATGTTTGGTTCACTTGCTTTTGGGTTGAGTGAAGGAAAAAACATGAGCATAGACAAAGATGCGCTTATTACGATCCAGGGTAAAAATTACGTTTTCGTTAAAACCAGCCCTACCGCATTTGAAAGGCGTGAGGTGAATATAGGTGATCAGATCGGTGACCGGATCATTGCATATTCAGGCCTGAAAAATGGTGATCATGTAGCGGTTAAGGGAGTGATGCAATTGAAGGGTCTTTCATTTGGATACTAG
- a CDS encoding DUF190 domain-containing protein: protein MLQAQIFIGNDQWKGELPLYEYILRFLVKQRVQGATVYRGWLGYDGKHMNRPNDLFSFDETPMIISFIDDEEKVRAALTQLRKEVKSGFIVTNQVDKWN, encoded by the coding sequence GTGTTACAGGCTCAGATATTTATTGGCAACGACCAATGGAAAGGCGAGTTGCCTTTATATGAATACATACTCCGGTTTTTGGTAAAACAGCGGGTGCAAGGTGCGACGGTTTACCGCGGATGGCTGGGTTACGATGGAAAACACATGAACCGCCCGAATGATCTATTCAGCTTCGACGAGACACCCATGATCATCTCATTTATTGATGATGAAGAAAAAGTACGCGCTGCTTTGACACAGCTTCGTAAAGAAGTAAAAAGCGGATTTATAGTGACCAATCAAGTAGACAAGTGGAATTAA
- a CDS encoding histidine kinase dimerization/phospho-acceptor domain-containing protein: MDYFLVTFFLIQYVRTALNTRVQLPDWDKLLVYARYVSIALMATYFIADTPSWFSWLWHIFMILLIATAYKNEEFRSVRSIIQSVLPFIGISIFNDFVELVAPKFFAKYDDYFSVASAFAFTLCFIIWFYARKQQTVLIKEREERLREEKESKAQKESLEYLVAERTYELTQQKEELQKTIEELKATQNQLIQSEKMASLGELTAGIAHEIQNPLNFVNNFSEVSVELCQELEDEIDKTAIDASEKEYLKGIIGDLSQNQQKITHHGKRADSIVKGMLQHSRASSGEKEPVDINALADEYMRLAYHGLRAKNKEFNSALVTDFDQAIGKVEVMPQDLGRVFLNLFTNAFYAVAEKSKNWPKSEMSATNRK, from the coding sequence ATGGATTATTTTCTGGTAACATTTTTTTTGATCCAATATGTACGTACCGCGCTAAATACACGTGTCCAGCTACCTGACTGGGATAAGTTGCTCGTTTATGCCCGGTATGTTTCTATCGCCCTAATGGCTACCTATTTTATTGCTGATACGCCATCATGGTTCAGCTGGCTCTGGCATATATTTATGATCCTTCTTATTGCAACCGCCTATAAAAACGAAGAATTTCGTTCGGTACGGAGTATAATCCAGTCAGTTCTGCCATTTATAGGTATTTCGATTTTTAATGATTTTGTTGAGCTTGTGGCACCAAAGTTCTTTGCAAAGTACGACGACTACTTCTCTGTGGCGAGTGCTTTTGCTTTCACACTTTGCTTTATTATATGGTTTTATGCAAGAAAACAGCAGACGGTTTTAATTAAGGAAAGAGAAGAGAGGCTTCGGGAAGAAAAGGAAAGCAAAGCACAAAAAGAATCACTGGAATACCTGGTTGCAGAAAGGACCTATGAACTTACCCAGCAAAAGGAGGAACTTCAAAAAACGATTGAAGAACTGAAAGCTACTCAGAACCAGTTGATTCAGAGTGAAAAAATGGCATCTTTGGGAGAACTTACAGCTGGGATTGCACATGAAATACAGAATCCGCTCAATTTTGTAAATAATTTTTCAGAAGTTTCCGTCGAACTTTGTCAGGAACTGGAAGATGAAATTGATAAAACTGCAATTGATGCGTCTGAAAAGGAATATCTTAAAGGAATAATTGGTGATCTGAGTCAGAACCAGCAAAAGATAACGCACCACGGTAAACGTGCAGATTCTATTGTAAAAGGCATGTTACAACATTCAAGGGCATCATCGGGTGAGAAAGAACCGGTTGATATTAATGCCCTGGCTGATGAATATATGCGATTGGCTTATCATGGTTTGCGTGCCAAAAACAAAGAATTCAATTCGGCTTTGGTGACTGATTTTGACCAGGCAATTGGAAAAGTGGAAGTCATGCCGCAGGATCTGGGAAGGGTTTTCCTTAATTTATTTACCAACGCATTTTATGCTGTTGCGGAAAAAAGCAAAAACTGGCCGAAATCGGAGATGTCAGCTACAAACCGGAAGTGA